CGGCCCTTCGAGCACCTTCCCGGTGGCCGGGTCGATCCGGGCCACCGTCACCCCCGCCAGCGCGCACCAACAGGAACCGTCGTCGCCCCGGGCGAGGTCGGGGTGCGGTCGAGGACGTTCCCGATCTGCCGCCAGTGCACCAGGTCACGGCTGTGGAAGAGGGGTACGCCGGGGAAGTACTCGAAGCTGGAACAGACCAGGTGGTAGTCCTCGCCCACCCGGCAGACGCTGGGGTCGGGGTGGAATCCGGGGATGACGGGATTGCCGTAGGTCCGGCGGTGGGTCTCGTGCTCCGTCCGCATTGCCTCAGTCCCTCCGGGAGACCGAAGCGGTCGAAACATTCGGTCTCGTCGACGAACATTACGAAGCGGACTGTAGGCGGCCGCCCCGAGGGCGACAAGAGCGCGCGGCCCGCCCGGGTGCCCCCTGGGCGCTCGCCGCCCGCCCCGCCCATGACGCTGAGTGTCCGCCCGGCCGAACCCGCCCCGTGACCCCCCATACAGCCGAATCGCTCCCAAACCCCCCTGGAGCTCCTTCCTTGTCGCACAGCCTGTGCTCAGAGGGCCAGTCTTAACGGAAGCTTGACGCCCAGGACCCCCTTATCCATGGGCCCGTGCGTCACGCTCTGCTTACGCTGGTGCCGCCGTCCGCGTGATGGCCGAAACCGCACGCTGAGCCGCACATCAGGAGCACGCCGATGGCCACCACCCAGCACCCTCCGCCCAGTCGCCTGCGCGCCTGGATGCTGGAAGGCCTGTCCGACATGGGCAAGGGCCACGGCCCCGCTCACCAGGCGACCCCGGACACCAAGACCGAGCCCGAGCACAAGGGCCAGCGCTGGTACCGGGTGATGTGCCTGACCGGCGTCGACTACTTCTCCACCCTCGGCTACCAGCCGGGCATCGCCGCCCTCGCGGCCGGTCTGCTCTCGCCCGTGGCGACCATCGTGCTGGTGATCGTCACCCTGGCCGGCGCTCTGCCGGTCTACCGGCGGGTGGCCGAGGAGAGCCCGCACGGCGAGGGCTCGATCGCGATGCTGGAGCGGCTGCTGTCCTTCTGGAAGGGCAAGCTGTTCGTCCTGACCCTGCTGGGCTTCGCCGCCACCGACTTCCTGATCACCATCACCCTGTCCGCGGCGGACGCCTCCACCCACCTCGTCGAGAACCCGCACCTGACCAGCACCCTGCACGACAAACAGATGGTGATCACCCTCGTTCTGGTCGCCCTGCTCGGCGCGGTCTTCCTCAAGGGCTTCCTGGAGGCCATCGGCGTCGCCGTCGCCCTGGTGGTCGTCTACCTCGGCCTCAACGTCGTCGTGGTGATCGTCGGGCTGTGGCACGTGGTCACCGAGGGGCATGTGGTCACCGACTGGTCGGCCGCCCTGACCGCCGAGCACGGCAACGTCTTCGCCATGATCGGCGTCTCCCTGCTGGTCTTCCCCAAGCTGGCCCTGGGCCTGTCCGGCTTCGAGACCGGCGTCGCGGTCATGCCCCACGTCCAGGGCGACCCGGACGAGACCGAGGAGAACCCCAAGGGCCGCATCCGGGACACCAAGAAGCTGCTCACGGCCGCCGCCCTGATCATGAGCGTCTTCCTGATCGCCACCAGCTTCATCACCACCTGGCTGATCCCGGAGAAGGAGTTCGAGTCCGGCGGCAAGGCCAACGGCCGCGCCCTCGCCTATCTGTCGCACGAGTACCTGGGCAACGCCTTCGGCACGGTCTACGACGTCTCGACCATCGCGATCCTCTGGTTCGCCGGCGCCTCCGCCATGGCCGGGCTGCTCAACCTCATGCCCCGCTACCTCCCCCGCTACGGCATGGCCCCGCACTGGGCCCGCGCCGTCCGCCCGATGGTCATCGTCTTCACCCTGGTCGCCTTCCTGGTCACCTGGATCTTCGACGCCGACGTCGACGCCCAGGGCGGCGCCTACGCCACCGGCGTCCTGGTCCTGATGTCCTCGGCCGCCATCGCGGTGACCATCGCCGCCCGCCGCGCCGGACAACGCGGCTGGACCATCGGCTTCGCAGTCGTCTCGGCGGTCCTCCTCTACGTCACCGTCGTGAACGTCATCGAGCGCCCCGACGGCGTGAAGATCGGCGCCTGCTTCATCGCCGGCATCATCCTGGTCTCCCTGCTGTCCCGGCTGGCCCGCGCCTTCGAGCTGCGCGTGACCAGCGTGTCGCTGGACTCCATGGCGGAACGTTTCATCCGGGACATGGCCAGCCGGAAGATACGGTTCATCGCCAACGAGCCCGACCAGCGCGACAAGGCCGAGTACCGCGACAAGATCGAGCAGATCCGCCAGGACAACGACATCCCCGGCGAGGACTTCGTCTTCGTCGAGGTCACCGTCGTCGACCCCTCCGAGTTCGAGTCGGGCCTGACCGTACGCGGCGAGGTCCTGCACAACCGCTACCGCGTCCTGACCCTGGAGTCCTCCTCCATCTCCAACGCCCTGGCCGCGCTGCTCCTGCACACCCGCGACTCCACCGGCTGCATCCCGCACATCTACTTCGAGTGGACCGAGGGCAACCCGTTCGCCAACTTCCTGCGCTTCTTCCTCTTCGGCCAGGGCGAGGTCGCCCCGGTCACCCGAGAGGTCCTGCGCGAGGCGGAGCCGGACCGCGCCCGACGGCCCCGCGTGCACACGGGCTGACCGACCCTTGCGAAACCGCGGGACCCCCAGACCCCGTAAGGGCCCGTAGAGGTCCGCAGAGGTCCGCAGAGGTCCGCAGAGGTCCGTAGGGTCCGCAGAGGTCTGGAGGGATCCGGAGGGATCCGTAGAGGTCCGCAAGAGTGCGGGTCCGTAAGACCCCGTAAGGATCCCGTCAGAATCCGCCCGAACCCCGTCAGAAGACCGTCAGCGCCCCTCCCCCGGGGCCACCCGGCCCCTAGCGTCGGTCTCATGCAGACCCTCAGCAGCCCGCCTCCCCACCCGGCCGAGGACCGCCACCACCGGTCCGACGTCCGGCTCGCTGCGGGCTGCGCGCTCGGCTTCTGCGCGCTGGCCTTTCTGGTCGACTGGGACGCGCGGACCCTCACCCTCCCCCGCGCGCTGCTCTGGCTGACCCTCTCCGCCGGCGTCCTCGCCGTGCTCCTGCCCGCACGGGTCACCGCGGGCCCCGGCTGGCTGACGGTACGCGGCCCCTGCCACCGCCGCACGGTACGCACCGACGCGCTGGTCGCCGTACGGCAGTACGCCGGAGTCTCCGCCCACCTGGTCCTGCGGGACGCCTACGGGGGCCTGCTGGAACTCGACCCCCGCGTCCTCACCGGCAGCCCGCTCCTCTGGCACGAACTGGACACGGGCGTCCGCCGCTCACTGGAACGCGGCACCCTCCGCGAGGGAGCGGACGTACTGGAGCGCCTCGGCCACGAGATCGACGACACGATCGCCGACGCGGTGCTCAAGCTCTCGGGCATGTCCTGAACCCGCCTGACCCGCTCGACCCGCTCGACACACCGAGGGCTCCCGTCCACCACCGGACGAGAGCCCTCGGTCACTGACGCCTCAGCGGTCGACGCGTCTTCGCACGCGTCAGTCCTCGTACGCGTCCAGCGGCGGGCACGAGCAGACCAGGTTCCGGTCGCCGTAGGCCTGGTCGATCCGGCGCACCGGCGGCCAGTACTTGTCGGCGGCGGAGACCCCGGCCGGGAAGACGGCCTCCTCGCGCGTGTACGCGTGCTCCCACTCCCCGCCGAGCGCGGCAGCGGTGTGCGGGGCATGGTGCAGCGGGTTGTCGTCGGCCGGCCAGACACCCGACCCGACCTTCTCGATCTCCGCGCGAATGGCGATCATCGCCTCGCAGAAACGGTCCAGTTCGATCAGGTCCTCGGATTCGGTCGGCTCGATCATCAGCGTGCCGGCCACCGGGAACGACATCGTCGGCGCGTGGAACCCGTAGTCGATGAGCCGCTTGGCGACGTCGTCGACGCTCACCCCGGTCGCCTTCGTCAGCGGACGCAGATCGATGATGCACTCGTGCGCGACCAGCCCGCCGGGCCCGGTGTACAGCACCGGGTAGTGCGGTTCGAGCCGCTTGGCGACGTAGTTGGCGGAGAGCACGGCCACCTGCGTGGCGCGCTTCAGCCCCTCACCGCCCATGAGCCGCACATACGCCCACGAGATCGGCAGGATCCCCGCGGAACCCCAGGGTGCGGCCGAGATCGGCCCCACACCCGTCGCGGGCCCGGCCGCGGGCTGCAACGGGTGGTTCGGCAGATACGGCGCCAGATGCGACCGTACGGCCACCGGGCCGACGCCCGGACCGCCGCCGCCGTGCGGGATGCAGAACGTCTTGTGCAGGTTCAGGTGAGAGACGTCACCGCCGAAGTGCCCCGGCCTGGCGAGCCCGACGAGCGCGTTGAGGTTGGCCCCGTCGACGTACACCTGCCCGCCGGCCTCGTGCACCTGCGCGCAGATGTCGGCGACATGCTCCTCGAACACCCCGTGCGTCGACGGGTACGTGATCATGAGCACCGCCAGCTCGTCGCGGTACTGCTCGATCTTCGCCCGCAGGTCGTCGACGTCGATCTCGCCGTCCTCGGCGGTCTTCACGACGACGACCTTCATCCCGGCCATCACGGCGCTGGCGGCGTTGGTCCCGTGCGCGGACGACGGAATGAGACACACCGTCCGCTGCTCGTCCCCGTTGGCCCGGTGGTATCCCCGTACGGCGAGCAGCCCGGCCAGCTCGCCCTGCGACCCGGCGTTCGGCTGGAGCGACACGTTGTCGTACCCGGTGACCTCGGCGAGCCGCTCCTCCAACTCACGGATCAGCGTGAGATAGCCCTCCGCCTGCTCGGCGGGCGCGAAGGGGTGCAGCTGCCCGAACTCGGGCCAGGTGACCGGCTCCATCTCGGTGGTCGCGTTGAGCTTCATCGTGCAGGAACCGAGCGGGATCATGCCCCGGTCCAGCGCGTAGTCCCGGTCGGCGAGCCTGCGCAGATAGCGCAGCATCGCGGTCTCGGAGCGGTACTGGTGGAAGACGGGGTGGGTGAGGATCTCGTCAGAGCGCAGCAGCCCGGCGGGCAGTCCGTCCTCGGTGACCGCGTCGAGCGCCTCGATGTCGCCGGCGACCCCGAAGGCGGCCCACACGGCGTCGACCTGGGCTCGCGCGGTGGTCTCGTCGCAGGCGATCGACACGTGGTCGGCGTCGACGAGGTGCAGGTTGACCCGCTGCTCGCGCGCGGCGGCGACGACCTCGGCGGCCTTCGCGGGCACCCGCACGGTCAGCGTGTCGAAGTAGGACCCGTGCACGAGCTCGACGCCGCCGGCCTCGAGCCCTGCGGCGAGGATCGAGGCGTACCGGTGCGTGCGCCGGGCGATCGCCCGCAGCCCGTCGGGCCCGTGGTAGACGGCGTACATCCCGGCCATCACGGCCAGCAGCACCTGCGCCGTGCAGATGTTGCTGGTCGCCTTCTCACGCCGGATGTGCTGCTCCCGCGTCTGCAGCGCCAGCCGGTAGGCCTTGTGCCCGTCCGCGTCGACGGACACGCCGACGAGCCGCCCGGGCAGGCTGCGCGCGAACTTCTCGTGCACCGCCATGTAGCCCGCGTGGGGTCCGCCGAAGCCCATCGGCACACCGAACCGCTGCGTCGTCCCGACCGCGATGTCCGCCCCCAGCTCACCGGGCGACTTCAGCAGCGTCAACGCGAGCAGATCGGCGGCGACGGTCACGAGCGCGCCCCGCTCGTGCGCCTGCGCGACGAGCGGCGCGAGGTCGCGTACGACGCCGGAGGCGCCCGGGTACTGCAGGAGCACCCCGTTGATCTCACGGTTGTCGAGCTCGGCCGGAATTCCCTGGCTCAGGTCGGCGACCACGATCTCGACGCCGGTCGGCTCGGAGCGGGTCTCGATCACCGCGATGGTCTGCGGCAGCACCTCCGCGTCGACCAGGAACAGTCCCTTCTTGTTCTTGCCCATCCGCCGGGACAGCGCCACCGCCTCGGCGGCGGCGGTGCCCTCGTCGAGCAGCGAGGCGCCGGAGGTCGGCAGGCCGGTGAGCTCGGCGACCATGGTCTGGAAGTTCAGCAGCGCCTCGAGCCGCCCCTGCGAGATCTCCGGCTGGTACGGGGTGTACGCCGTGTACCAGGCCGGGTTCTCCATGACGTTGCGCAGGATGACCGGCGGGGTGAAGGTGCCGTGGTAACCGAGCCCGATCATGGGGGCGAGGACCTGGTTGCGGTCGGCCAGCGACCGCAGCTCGGCCAGCACCTCGGCCTCGGTGCGCGCGCCCGGCAGGTCCAGCGCGTCGGCGTTCTTGATCACGTCCGGGACCGCGGCGGCGGTGAGCTCGTCGAGCGAGCCGTAGCCGACCTGCGCGAGCATCTTGGCCCGCGCCTCCTGGTCGGGCCCGATGTGGCGCTGCTCGAACGGGATGCCCTGTTCGAGCTCGGAGAGCGGAATGCGATGGGCGGTCATTGCGGAGGCCTCCTGGTCTGACACGACCTTCGAAGGGCACCACTACGTGGGTACCCCGACGGCCTCCCCCTCTGTCATCTCAACCTGAGAGTTTCACCGGCCGCCCGAGGACGCCCGGCTTTCACCGTCGGTGAGAGCGGAAGCCGTCGACGCCGTCGGCACCCGCCCTGCTTTCCAGAGTGACCTCGTCCGTGCGGTACGTGAGCCTGAGAGATTCCGGGGAGGAGTTGCTCCTTCGGCGCCTCCGATGATGGTCGGAGGACTCTCCCGCACGGGGTCAGCAGCCGGTGCCAGACTACCAGCGAGGTCAACGCTGCCTCCCTCGAGTGGCCGCTCGTCCCAATGTGCTCTTTGGTAGTGCTTACGGATGAGTTGCGAGCGAGTGGAGGGCCTGTGCAGACCGACATCGATCCACGCAACCTGATCGGCCGCAAGGCCTTCGACCGCAACGGCGCCAAGATCGGCACGATCGACGAGGTCTACCTCGACGACGCGACCGGTGTGCCGGAGTGGGCGGCCATACGCACCGGGCTGTTCTCCCGCGACGCATTCGTCCCCCTGGAGCCCAGCAAGCTGATCGAGGGCACCCTCCACATCCCCTTCGACCGCGCCCTCATCAAGGACGCCCCCGACTTCGGCGTGGGCCGCCATCTCTCCCCCGAACAGGAACTCCAGCTCTACCACCACTACGGTCTCGACATCGCGGCCCCTCCCGCGCTCCCGGACCACGACTTCGGCAGGCTGGCGGGCACCGACGAGAGCTGATCCGGTCAGGCGCAGGTCAAGCACAGGCCCGTATCAGCGCCGCGACCAACCCGGCGGGGTCGTACAGGGCGCGGGCGCCGTCCGTGACGACTCTGCGGGTGCCGACGTCTACGGGGTCGGTCCGCGCCCAGTCGGGTGAGCCGACGCCCACCTCGACCTCCAGACCGGAGGCGGTGACATGCCGCCACTCCGTGACGGGCCCCCACTGCTGGATCCGGACCACCTCGCCGAGGGCCAGCTCACGCACCCAGGCGTCGTCGTCGGCGTACCGCGAAGGCTCGGTCGTGAGCAGCACGAGATCGACGTCGGAGTCGGGGCGGGCGGCGTCCCGCGCCCAGGACCCGACCAGCAGCAGCGCGACGGCATCGCTGCGGTTCCCGGCCCACCGGGTGACCCGGTCCACGACGGTGCGCATCTCGAGCTGCCGCTCCGCGGACACCCCGACCGTGCTCGCGGTCCCCTCTCCCTGCACTGTCATGCCCCCTCCTCTTCCGATACCGGCACCGCCTCGGCCGACGCTGCCACGGCGCCGCACCCGACGCCAACTGGCGCCCTCACCCTGTGTAACTGATCGGCCTCACCCAGAGTTCCCGGGATGCGCCGTCGCCGATCCGACGACCGATTCGACCGCACCGGCCTCTCCCGCATCGGCCTCGCCCGCGCCGCCCGCCTCCGCCGGCCCGCGGCGCACCAACGGCAGCGGATCGGCCGGGTCCAGCTCCGGATCGTCGACCCGGAACGTCCGCACCCGCCCCGGGGCCGACTCGGGCGTCTCGAACCGGACGGTGACCCGGCCCAGCCCGCTGCCCTGCACCCAGCCGTGCCCCAGCTCGGCGTGGCGCACATCCTGCCCCGGACGCCACTGGCGCTCGACCGGCGCCCCCGCAGCCTCCCCTACGGGCTCGTCGGGAAGCTCCTCCTCGGGCCCGGCCGCCACGTCCTCCGCCGCCTGGGCGAACAGGTCCTCCTGCGTGTAGTCGGCCAGGCCGCTGACGCCCACGCCGAGCAGCCGCACCCCGCCCGTCGTGTCCACGGAGTCCAGCAGCCGCGCCGCCGCCTCCCGCACCACCGCAGGATCGTCTGTGGGCCCGCGCAGGGTCTCCGACCGGGTGAGCGTGGAGAAGTCGTACCGGCGCACCTTCAGCACGATGGTCCGCCCCGACAGCCCGGCCTCCCGCAGTCTGCGCACGCACCGGTCAGCGAGCCGCTGCACCTCCAGCTCCACCCGGACCCGGTCGTGGATGTCCATGTCGTACGTGTCCTCGACCGACACCGACTTGGTCTCCCGCTCGGCCACGACGGGCCGGTCGTCCCGCGCCAGCGCCATGGCGTACAGCCCGTGCCCGTGCGCCTTGCCCAGCAGCCGCACAAGCTCGTCCTCCCCCGCCTCCACGATCTCGTCGACCGTGGTGATCCCCGCCCGTCGCAGATGATCGCCGGTGGCCGGCCCGACCCCCGGCAGGGTCCGCACCGGCAGCGGTCCGAGGAGCGCCCGCTCGGTCCCCGGTTCGATGAGGACCAGACCGTCGGGCTTGGCCTGCTCCGAGCCGATCTTCGCGAGCATCTTGCAGGAGGCCAGCCCCACCGAGCCCGTGAGCCCCGTGACGGCCCGGATGTCCGCCCGGAGGCTGATCCCGGCCAGCAGCGCGGACTCACTGTCCCAAGCCGTCTCCCCGGCCAGCAGATCGACGAACGCCTCATCGAGGCTCAGCGGCTCCACCAACGGCGACAGGGCCCGCAGCAGCCTCATCACCTGCTCGCTGATCGACCGGTAGAACGCGAAGCGCGGCACGAGATAGGCCGCGTTCGGAGCCAGCCTGCGCGCCTGGGCCATGGGCATCGCCGAGTGCACCCCGAACACCCGCGCCTCATAGGAGGCGGTCGCGACCACCCCGCGGGGTCCGAGACCGCCCACGACCACGGCTTTCCCGCGCAGACTCGGCTTGGACGCCTGCTCCGCCTGGGCGTAGAAGGCATCCATGTCGAGATGCAGGATCGTGGGCGCGTTTCTCACATGTCCGATGCTGCACCACGCCACTGACAACGGCGTCGCCCGGCCGCCCACCGAACCCCGGCAGGGGCCTCAGACCGCCCGGTTGCGCCGACGCGCCAGCTCGTCCGCCGGATTGTGCCCGACGAGCGTCTCGCCCGTGTCGACCCGCTCCCCGTGCAGCTGCGACAGCGCGCTGTCCACGTCCCGCCAGACCACGCCCACCGCGATCCCGAAGATGCCCTGACCGCCCTGGAGCAGCGCGTGCACCTCGTCCGGCGAGGTGCACTCGTAGACCGTCGCGCCGTCGCTCATCAGCGTCATGCGCTCGAGGTCGCGGAAGCCGCGCTCACGCAGATGCTGGACGGTGGTGCGAATGTTCTGCAGCGACACCCCGGTGTCGAGGAACCGCTTGACGATCTTCAGGACGACGACGTCCCGGAAGCTGTACAGCCGCTGCGTGCCGGACCCGTGGGCGGGCCGCACGCTGGGCTCGACGAGCCCGGTGCGCGCCCAGTAGTCCAGTTGCCGATAGGTGATGCCGGCGGCTGCACAGGCCGTCGGACCGCGATAGCCGATCTGCTCGGACGCCATGGACGTCGCCCCTCCGCTGCTCGGCACGGCCGCCGGTCGCTGCGGAACGTGATCGGCCGCGCTGCTGTGAAGCGGGTACGGACCGTTCCCCCCGACACCGAGTTCGGGGGCGCCCCCAGCCGTACCGTCGCCGCTGCTTCTCACGCCGACCTCCGTCCTTGACCTGCCTTCACGACGGTAGGCAGTCACCAGGGGTGCGTCAACGATCGCCACACTCGGCACGCCGAGTGATAATCACCCAAGGAGTGGTTTCCCGCGCTCCACCGCGGGGAAAGGCTAGCCGAATGCGCTGAGCGGAAGCCGTAGGACTCTCTCACTCGCCGCTGGCAATTGCCGGAAACGGGGCATCTGCCCCGTCCGATCCGGCCCCGGCTTCTGCGCGTGCGGGCTACTGGTTGCTGGTGCCGAAGTCCTCGGGCGAGATCTGGTCGAGGAACTCGCGGAACTTCTCCACCTCGTCCTCCTGCTCGTCCGGGATGGCGATGCCCGCGTCGTCGAGCACCGTGTCACTGCCGTAGATCGGCGTTCCGGTGCGCAGCGCCAGCGCTATGGCGTCGGACGGCCGCGCGCTCACCTCGACCCCGCTGGCGAAGACCAGCTCCGCGTAGAAGACGCCCTCCCGGAGATCCGTGATGCGCACTTCCGTGAGCTCCTGGCCGACGGCTTCCAGCACGTCCTTGAACAGGTCGTGGGTCAGCGGTCGCGCGGGGGCCATGCCCTGCTGGGCGAAGGCGATCGCCGTGGCCTCCTGCGGTCCGATCCAGATGGGGAGGTAACGGTCGCCTCCCACTTCGCGCAGCAGCACGATCGGTTGGTTGGAGGGCATCTCGACCCGGACACCTACGACATCGAGCTCGTTCACACAGCAACCCTAGGCCGTGCCCGGGATGTTTGGGTAGTCGGGCCGGGAACGGGTGACCGATCCGCCCAGGGCGAAACCACCGGCTCAGGGCAGTCGTACGCCGAGCGCGGTCTGCACGAGCGCCGCATGCAGCTTGACCGTGAGTCCCGCGAGCTCCTTCGCACGAGCCTCGGCGTGCGCCCTGGTCTGGGGATTGCGGTGACGCTTGAGCGGGGCGACCACCTGGTCCACCAGCCCTGCCTCACGGTCGGCCGCGGCCTTCATCACCCGAAGATGCCGGGGCTCGATCCCGAACCGCCCCAGCTCGGCCACCAGAGCGGCCACAGTGGCCGCCTCGGCGTCGTAGACCCCGCCTTCCAGCGGCACGAGGAGTCCGTACGACTCCCACTCCACCAGCTCCGGCTCGTCTATTCCGGCGGCCGCCAGCAGCTCGGCGCGCCCGATCCGGGCCACGGTGGGCCCGTCCGACACCTCGAGCCCGGACTCCCCGTCCCGCTGCCGGCCCACGGTCGGCAGCGGCGCGGCCTCACCGCGCTCCATGGCGTCCAGGTGCTCCCGGATCACCTTGAGCGGCAGATAGTGGTCCCGCTGCATCCTCAGGACGTGACCGAGGCGCTCGACGTCCTCCACGCTGAACTTGCGATACCCCGACGGGGTGCGCTGCGGCTCGACGAGCCCCTCCGACTCCAGGAAACGGATCTTGGAGATGGTGACTTCGGGGAACTCGTCACGCAGCATGTTCAGCACGGTGCCGATGCTCATCAGACCACCGTCCCCGGCGGCGACGCCGTGGCCGGCGCCGCCCCTCGGTGTTTGAAGCATGGACCTTCCCTGGGGGTCCCCCCGGACGGCGCCCGGGGGAGGGTCAGTAGCCCTGCTGGCTCGCGTAGAAGACCAGCCGGTACTTGCCGATCTGCACCTCGTCGCCGTTCGACAGAGCGACCTCGTCGATCCGCTCCCGGTTGACGTACGTGCCGTTCAGACTGCCGACGTCCGCCACCCGGAACGTGCCGTCCGGATTGCGCCGGAACTCCACATGGCGACGCGAGACGGTCACGTCGTCCAGGAAGATGTCGCTCTGCGGGTGACGCCCGGCCGTCGTCAGGTCGCCGTCCAGCAGGAAGCGACTGCCCGAGTTCGGACCGCGGCGCACGACCAGCAGCGCGGAGCCCAGCGGCAACGCGTCCACGGCGGCCTGCGCCTCCGGAGAGAGCGCCGGCAGCTGCGTCTGGCCGGTGACCTCGGCGTCGTAGGCCTCGAGACCGGAGATCGAGATCGTGGAGGTCGTCTCCGACGCGCGCTCGGGCGTCAGACCGGGGCGCAGCGGCGCGCCGCAGTTGGAACAGAAGCGGCTGTTCTCCGCGTTGCGGTTACCGCACCTCGTACACACCAGGGCCGACATAGGAGAAAACCCTCCACCCGTACTTGAGGTTGACGGTTGGCCGAAACCTATGTCGCCGGACTGGGCAGGGTCAACAGACGCCGCGCCCTGACCTCCGGAAATATCACCGCCCGGACCACCCACCTGGTCCCGGAACAGCGGCCGCTGGCCCTCTGCGTCAGGCTGTGCGCGATGACGAGCGGTCGCGTTGTCGCTGCCCTCTCGCGCGCTCTTGCCGAACAACTTCGCAAACAACTTCACGGGCGATTCCCCTTGACCGAAACAGACCCGCCCGTGGGGCAGGACGAACCCTGACTGATTACACCGGTCGACCCGGACACCTTCACAACGTCCGTATCCACCAGACAGTTTCCACCACGCACCACCCGATCGGTGCGTCGACCCCCCGCAACCTCATGCCCCTGCCGGACGGCCCCCATGCACCCCCGGTTCACTGGGAGGACGACCGAGCGTAGTCAGGCTGCTTCGCCGCTCGCAAGGCGTCCACGACGATCTTGGTCGATTGCTCGACGGTCACGGTGGCCTGCTCCTTCTCCAGCGTCTGCACCACGCCTCCAGGGATGTTCAGCGCTGGTTCGAGGTCCTTCGGGTTGCCGATGACCTTGAAACGAAAGGGCGCGTTGATCTTGTTCCCGTCGACGCTCACACTCTTGCCTGAATCCGTCAGGTAGGTGCCGGCGACGACGCGCACGCCGTTCACCTGGATCGCCTCCGCGCCGGCCGCGCGCAGCTCCTGGATCGCGTCGAGCAGCATGTCCGCCTGGACCGTTCCCTTCGTGTCCTCGATGGTCATCGTGATGCCGGGCCCCTCGGCGGCCACCGTGCCCGCCAGAATGCCGAGTTGCCTCTCCTTCTCGACCGTCTGCTTACGCGCTTCCTCGGCCTGGTCGGAGCTGTTCTCCAGCTCCTGCCGCTGCTTCTCGAGACCCTGCTTCTCGTCCTCAAGACGTTGGCTGCGGTCATCCAGTTCATCGAGGATGCGTACAAGATCTTCCTGCCGCGCGCCGCGCAGGGCGTTGCCGCTGTCGCTGTTGGAGGCGACCTGGACGGCCAGGCCGAAGCCGAGACCGAACA
This window of the Streptomyces sp. NBC_01275 genome carries:
- a CDS encoding bifunctional nuclease family protein, producing MNELDVVGVRVEMPSNQPIVLLREVGGDRYLPIWIGPQEATAIAFAQQGMAPARPLTHDLFKDVLEAVGQELTEVRITDLREGVFYAELVFASGVEVSARPSDAIALALRTGTPIYGSDTVLDDAGIAIPDEQEDEVEKFREFLDQISPEDFGTSNQ
- a CDS encoding MerR family transcriptional regulator; translated protein: MLQTPRGGAGHGVAAGDGGLMSIGTVLNMLRDEFPEVTISKIRFLESEGLVEPQRTPSGYRKFSVEDVERLGHVLRMQRDHYLPLKVIREHLDAMERGEAAPLPTVGRQRDGESGLEVSDGPTVARIGRAELLAAAGIDEPELVEWESYGLLVPLEGGVYDAEAATVAALVAELGRFGIEPRHLRVMKAAADREAGLVDQVVAPLKRHRNPQTRAHAEARAKELAGLTVKLHAALVQTALGVRLP
- a CDS encoding FHA domain-containing protein codes for the protein MSGGYGRCEGVRVDRCNQSGFVLPHGRVCFGQGESPVKLFAKLFGKSAREGSDNATARHRAQPDAEGQRPLFRDQVGGPGGDISGGQGAASVDPAQSGDIGFGQPSTSSTGGGFSPMSALVCTRCGNRNAENSRFCSNCGAPLRPGLTPERASETTSTISISGLEAYDAEVTGQTQLPALSPEAQAAVDALPLGSALLVVRRGPNSGSRFLLDGDLTTAGRHPQSDIFLDDVTVSRRHVEFRRNPDGTFRVADVGSLNGTYVNRERIDEVALSNGDEVQIGKYRLVFYASQQGY
- a CDS encoding DUF881 domain-containing protein; translation: MSDQDETPENRLRKELPEEVPAASPAQGAPEEPAAPVLTGRQRLVNGLWPPRVSRAQLIVALLLFGLGFGLAVQVASNSDSGNALRGARQEDLVRILDELDDRSQRLEDEKQGLEKQRQELENSSDQAEEARKQTVEKERQLGILAGTVAAEGPGITMTIEDTKGTVQADMLLDAIQELRAAGAEAIQVNGVRVVAGTYLTDSGKSVSVDGNKINAPFRFKVIGNPKDLEPALNIPGGVVQTLEKEQATVTVEQSTKIVVDALRAAKQPDYARSSSQ